The following are encoded together in the Blattabacterium cuenoti BPAA genome:
- a CDS encoding SLC13 family permease, protein MVILIFIFGYLLITLENFFSVNKVIPSILMAVICWSLIIFLNIPVYEYELDQHFILKKNPKHLLLFHLGKASEIVFFIIGAMSIIAVIEKYYGFEAIRDLFCTNNTKRKFLWIISIVSFFLSAIIDNLTATMVLISILKKTILDYKDRLYYLGLVIISANAGGVWSPIGDITTTMLWISNKVTTISLIKKIFIPSVLCMIISTLIASYMPIFNGYIQIKKNDLSKCCRNRGFFMLKLGLSLMLLVPVFKTIIGIPPYMGMMFSLGIMLVVASKKYKSISILDDAFKKVDISSILFFLGILLSVSSLESIGSLYYLSHWINETVSTWKITTFLFGFISSVIDNVPLVAATITMFSYYPLNHDLWHFIAYVSGTGGSIFLIGSAAGVSAMSMEKIDFFWYLKKISWIALIGYVSGFIYLLIYPFFSL, encoded by the coding sequence ATGGTAATCTTAATTTTTATCTTTGGATATTTGTTAATTACTCTTGAGAATTTTTTTTCTGTGAATAAAGTTATTCCATCTATTTTGATGGCTGTTATTTGTTGGTCTTTAATTATATTTTTAAATATTCCTGTATATGAATATGAATTAGATCAACATTTTATTCTGAAAAAAAATCCTAAACACCTATTATTATTTCATCTAGGAAAAGCATCTGAAATTGTTTTTTTTATCATTGGAGCCATGTCTATTATCGCTGTTATTGAAAAATATTATGGATTTGAGGCTATCAGAGATTTATTTTGCACAAATAATACAAAACGTAAATTTTTATGGATTATAAGTATAGTTTCTTTCTTTTTATCTGCTATAATAGATAATCTTACAGCTACTATGGTTTTAATTTCTATTTTGAAAAAAACAATTCTCGATTACAAAGATCGTTTATATTATTTAGGATTAGTTATTATATCTGCTAATGCAGGAGGAGTTTGGTCTCCAATTGGAGATATAACTACAACGATGTTATGGATTTCTAATAAAGTCACTACAATTTCTCTTATTAAAAAAATATTTATACCATCTGTATTATGTATGATTATTTCCACTTTAATAGCATCTTATATGCCTATTTTTAATGGATACATTCAAATAAAAAAAAACGATTTATCAAAATGTTGTAGAAATAGAGGTTTTTTTATGTTAAAACTAGGTTTATCTCTCATGTTGCTTGTTCCAGTTTTTAAAACTATAATCGGAATCCCTCCGTATATGGGAATGATGTTTTCTTTAGGAATTATGCTTGTTGTAGCATCCAAAAAATATAAATCTATATCTATTTTAGATGATGCATTTAAAAAAGTAGACATATCTAGCATTTTATTTTTCTTGGGAATTTTACTTTCTGTTTCTTCTTTAGAATCTATAGGAAGTTTATATTATTTATCTCATTGGATAAATGAAACAGTTTCTACATGGAAAATTACAACTTTTTTATTTGGATTCATTTCTTCTGTTATAGATAATGTTCCTTTAGTAGCTGCTACTATAACTATGTTTTCTTATTATCCTTTAAATCATGATTTATGGCATTTTATTGCTTATGTTTCTGGAACAGGAGGTAGTATTTTTCTTATAGGATCTGCTGCAGGCGTATCAGCTATGAGCATGGAAAAAATAGATTTTTTTTGGTATTTAAAAAAGATTAGTTGGATTGCTTTAATAGGATATGTATCTGGATTTATTTATCTATTAATTTATCCATTTTTTTCTTTGTAA
- the eno gene encoding phosphopyruvate hydratase encodes MSKIKNIQARQILDSRGNPTVEVDVITENNILGRASVPSGTSKGKYETFELRDNKENIFFGKGVLKAVQNVNDIITPELIGKPVLDQIYIDQLMLELDGTINKKRLGSNAILAVSLATAKAASNELNLPLYKYIGGIYTCLLPIPLINIVNGGKHSNASSIVFQEFMIVPIKANSFVEAIQMGHKVFYHLKDILDKKGFSTSVGDEGGFSPNFNGIEDALDHILEAIHMANYEPYDQIAIAIDCAASEFYKNHKYDYSHFEKFEKSENKTKNLIKSREEHIRYLSYLVRKYPIISIEDGMDQNDWEGWKLLTHEIGDKIQLVGDDLFVTQAKKLNEGIEKKVANSILIKVNQVGTLTETIETINIAKKNKYKNIISHRSGDTEDSFIADLSVAFNIEQIKTGSLCRSERISKYNQLLRIENALGKYSSYSKWN; translated from the coding sequence ATGAGTAAAATTAAAAATATTCAAGCCAGACAAATATTGGATTCTAGAGGTAATCCTACTGTAGAAGTGGATGTTATAACAGAAAACAACATACTAGGACGTGCTTCTGTTCCATCTGGAACATCAAAAGGAAAATATGAAACTTTTGAATTACGTGATAACAAAGAAAATATTTTTTTTGGAAAAGGAGTTTTGAAAGCGGTTCAAAATGTTAATGATATTATTACTCCTGAATTAATTGGAAAACCCGTTTTAGATCAAATTTACATTGATCAATTAATGCTAGAATTAGATGGAACAATTAATAAAAAAAGATTGGGATCTAATGCTATTTTGGCTGTGTCTTTGGCAACAGCAAAAGCTGCATCAAATGAATTGAATCTTCCTCTTTATAAATATATAGGAGGAATTTATACCTGTTTACTTCCTATTCCTTTGATAAATATTGTAAATGGAGGAAAACATTCAAATGCTTCTTCTATAGTTTTTCAAGAATTTATGATAGTTCCTATCAAAGCAAATTCTTTTGTAGAAGCTATTCAAATGGGACATAAAGTATTTTATCATCTAAAAGATATTTTAGATAAAAAAGGTTTTTCTACCAGTGTAGGAGATGAAGGAGGATTTTCTCCAAATTTTAATGGAATTGAAGATGCTTTAGATCATATATTAGAAGCTATACATATGGCAAATTATGAACCTTATGATCAAATAGCAATAGCTATAGATTGTGCTGCTTCTGAATTTTATAAAAATCATAAATATGATTATTCTCATTTTGAAAAATTTGAAAAATCAGAAAATAAAACAAAGAATTTGATAAAATCAAGAGAAGAACATATTCGTTATTTATCTTATTTAGTTAGAAAATATCCAATTATATCTATTGAAGATGGAATGGATCAAAATGATTGGGAAGGATGGAAACTCCTAACTCATGAAATAGGAGATAAAATTCAATTAGTTGGAGATGATCTTTTTGTTACACAAGCAAAAAAACTAAATGAAGGAATAGAAAAAAAAGTAGCAAATTCTATTTTAATTAAAGTCAATCAAGTAGGAACTCTAACAGAAACAATTGAAACAATTAATATCGCTAAAAAAAATAAATATAAAAATATTATTTCCCATCGTTCTGGAGATACTGAAGATTCTTTTATAGCTGATCTTTCTGTGGCATTTAATATTGAACAAATCAAAACAGGTTCATTATGTCGTTCTGAACGAATTTCAAAATATAATCAATTATTACGTATTGAAAATGCACTTGGAAAATATTCATCTTATTCAAAATGGAATTAA
- the rplQ gene encoding 50S ribosomal protein L17, producing MNHRNKNNHLGRKRGHRKSLLSNMASSLIKKKRIFTTLAKAKALRKYIEPIITKSKIHTTHSKRNIFSYLKDKTAVSELFKDIFQKVRERPGGYTRIIKTGFRFGDQASFSLIELVDFNEIYTSKKIKKSIRRSRKKIKKVNNE from the coding sequence ATGAATCATAGAAATAAGAATAATCATTTAGGAAGAAAACGTGGACATCGTAAATCTCTTCTTTCTAATATGGCTTCTTCTCTTATCAAAAAGAAAAGAATTTTTACCACTTTAGCTAAAGCTAAAGCTTTAAGAAAATATATAGAACCTATTATCACAAAATCAAAAATTCATACCACTCACTCCAAAAGAAATATTTTTTCATATTTAAAAGATAAAACAGCAGTATCAGAATTATTTAAGGATATTTTTCAAAAAGTACGTGAACGTCCTGGAGGATATACGAGAATAATAAAAACTGGATTTCGTTTTGGAGATCAAGCTTCTTTTTCTCTTATAGAATTAGTAGATTTCAATGAAATTTATACTTCTAAAAAAATAAAAAAATCTATAAGACGAAGCAGAAAAAAAATAAAAAAAGTGAATAATGAGTAA
- a CDS encoding DNA-directed RNA polymerase subunit alpha, whose amino-acid sequence MAFLDFVKPDRITISEFSDNKGIFHLNPLEPGYGITLGNALRRVLLGSLKGFAVTSIKIKGVKYEFSTIEGVIEDVTEIVLNFKKIRFKQEIPGTCKETVNAYINHGKQVTGKILNKFISGFQILNEDLIICNKDELVPLEISFTIEEGRGYVPAEENKKNSEVSIETIPIDSIFTPIKNVKYTIENCRVGQKTDFENLSLEIKTDGSICPKLALMEASKILIQYFSIFSYEKIGEKKQEEINKDKKYDEEFVRMRTLLKSKLSEMDLSVRTKNCLKSASITTIEDLVSCSRNNILKMRNFGKKSLDELESKMKEKGLYFGMKIEEYQLKLKEI is encoded by the coding sequence ATGGCTTTTCTAGATTTTGTAAAACCTGATAGAATTACAATATCTGAGTTTTCAGATAATAAAGGTATTTTTCATTTAAACCCTTTAGAACCTGGATATGGAATTACTTTAGGAAATGCGTTAAGAAGAGTTTTATTGGGTTCTTTGAAAGGATTTGCAGTTACTTCTATTAAAATAAAAGGAGTTAAATATGAATTTTCTACTATAGAAGGAGTAATTGAAGATGTTACTGAAATTGTTTTAAATTTCAAAAAAATTCGTTTTAAACAAGAAATACCAGGCACTTGTAAGGAGACTGTAAATGCTTATATAAATCATGGAAAACAAGTAACAGGGAAAATTTTAAATAAGTTTATTTCTGGATTTCAAATTTTAAATGAAGATTTAATCATTTGTAATAAAGACGAATTAGTTCCTTTAGAAATAAGTTTTACGATTGAAGAAGGAAGAGGTTATGTTCCTGCAGAAGAAAATAAAAAAAATAGTGAAGTTTCGATTGAAACTATTCCCATAGATTCTATTTTCACTCCTATAAAAAATGTAAAATATACGATAGAAAATTGTCGTGTAGGACAAAAAACAGACTTTGAAAATCTTTCATTGGAAATTAAAACAGATGGATCTATTTGTCCAAAATTAGCTTTAATGGAAGCTTCAAAAATATTAATTCAGTATTTTTCTATTTTTTCTTATGAAAAAATAGGCGAAAAAAAACAAGAGGAAATTAACAAAGATAAAAAATATGATGAAGAATTTGTTAGAATGAGAACTTTGTTAAAATCCAAATTAAGTGAAATGGATCTATCTGTTCGTACAAAAAACTGTTTAAAGTCAGCATCTATAACAACTATAGAAGATTTAGTCAGTTGCAGTAGAAATAACATATTAAAAATGAGAAATTTTGGTAAAAAGTCTTTAGATGAATTAGAAAGTAAAATGAAGGAAAAAGGTTTATATTTTGGAATGAAAATAGAAGAATATCAATTAAAATTGAAAGAAATATAG
- the rpsD gene encoding 30S ribosomal protein S4: protein MAKYIGPKTKISRRFGECIYGEDKYFGRKKNTSGQHGNNRRRGKRSEYFIQLIEKQKARYTYGILERQFESLFLEASKKKGITGELLLQACESRLDNIVFRLKFAPSRSSARQIVSHRHVLVNKKIVNIPSFRLKPGDKIEIKEKSKKHPVILNSMYNKKTGPLVEWLILDEKNMLGIFRMMPKRIQIPENIKEQLIVELYSK, encoded by the coding sequence ATGGCAAAATATATAGGACCTAAAACTAAAATTTCTAGAAGATTTGGAGAATGTATTTATGGGGAAGATAAATATTTTGGAAGAAAAAAAAATACATCTGGTCAACATGGGAATAATCGTCGTAGAGGAAAACGTTCAGAATATTTTATTCAATTAATAGAAAAACAAAAAGCAAGATATACTTATGGAATATTGGAACGACAATTTGAAAGTTTATTTCTTGAGGCTTCAAAAAAAAAAGGAATAACCGGGGAATTATTACTGCAAGCATGTGAAAGTCGTTTAGATAACATAGTTTTTAGATTAAAGTTTGCTCCATCTCGATCTTCTGCCCGTCAGATTGTTTCTCATAGACATGTTCTTGTGAACAAAAAAATAGTTAATATTCCATCTTTTAGATTAAAACCAGGTGATAAAATAGAAATTAAAGAAAAATCTAAAAAACATCCTGTCATATTAAATTCTATGTATAATAAAAAAACAGGACCATTGGTAGAATGGTTAATTTTAGATGAAAAAAATATGTTGGGCATATTCAGAATGATGCCCAAAAGGATCCAAATTCCTGAAAATATTAAAGAACAATTAATTGTTGAATTATATTCAAAATAA
- the rpsK gene encoding 30S ribosomal protein S11, whose product MVKSSLRNNKKRSVVVDPLGEAHIQATFNNIIITLTNKKGDVVAWSSAGKMNFRGSKKNTPYAAQMVAENVAKEGLNAGIKKVEVKIKGPGAGRDAAIRALSNSGITVTIIKDITPLPHNGCRPPKRRRV is encoded by the coding sequence ATGGTAAAATCATCATTGAGAAATAATAAAAAAAGATCAGTAGTGGTAGATCCATTGGGAGAAGCTCATATTCAAGCTACTTTTAATAATATTATTATAACCTTAACAAATAAAAAAGGTGATGTAGTTGCATGGTCTTCTGCTGGAAAAATGAATTTTAGAGGATCTAAGAAAAATACTCCATATGCGGCTCAAATGGTAGCAGAAAATGTAGCAAAAGAAGGATTAAATGCTGGGATCAAAAAAGTGGAAGTAAAAATTAAAGGCCCTGGAGCTGGAAGAGATGCTGCTATACGAGCTTTGAGTAATTCTGGAATTACAGTCACAATAATCAAAGATATAACCCCCTTACCACATAATGGTTGTCGTCCCCCTAAAAGAAGAAGAGTTTAA
- the rpsM gene encoding 30S ribosomal protein S13: MSVRISGVDLPRSKRGVVGLTYLYGIGKSLSKKILYSIGIDENKKVENWSDDEISKIRKYISDYIKIEGELRSETQLNIKRLMDIGCYIGTRHRKSLPLRGQKTKNNCRTRKGKKKTVANKKKVTK; encoded by the coding sequence ATGTCTGTAAGAATTTCAGGAGTAGATCTTCCAAGATCTAAAAGAGGAGTTGTTGGTCTTACTTATTTGTATGGAATAGGGAAAAGTCTATCAAAAAAAATACTTTATTCTATTGGAATAGACGAAAATAAAAAAGTGGAAAATTGGTCTGATGATGAAATCAGTAAAATTAGAAAGTATATATCTGATTATATAAAAATTGAAGGAGAATTAAGATCTGAGACACAACTTAACATCAAACGACTTATGGATATAGGATGCTATATAGGAACTAGACACAGAAAGAGTTTGCCATTAAGAGGTCAGAAAACAAAAAATAATTGTAGAACTAGAAAAGGAAAAAAGAAAACTGTAGCGAATAAGAAAAAAGTCACAAAATAA
- the rpmJ gene encoding 50S ribosomal protein L36 — MKTRASLKKRTDNCKIVRRKRHLRIINKKNPRFKQRQG; from the coding sequence ATGAAAACAAGAGCGTCTTTAAAAAAAAGAACTGATAATTGTAAAATAGTTCGTAGAAAAAGACATTTACGTATTATTAACAAAAAAAATCCTAGATTTAAACAAAGACAAGGGTGA
- the infA gene encoding translation initiation factor IF-1 — protein MAKQKHIEVDGTIIDSSPNAMFRVELENGCIVKAHISGKMRMHYIKILPGDKVRLEMSSYDLERGRITYRY, from the coding sequence ATGGCTAAACAAAAGCATATTGAAGTTGATGGTACTATTATCGATTCATCTCCAAATGCAATGTTTCGTGTGGAATTAGAAAATGGATGTATTGTTAAGGCTCATATTTCAGGAAAAATGAGGATGCATTACATAAAAATCCTACCAGGAGATAAAGTGAGATTAGAAATGTCCTCTTATGATTTAGAGAGAGGAAGAATAACTTATAGATATTGA
- the secY gene encoding preprotein translocase subunit SecY: protein MDNFIIAFFNIWNVKELRKKIGITLGLLLVYRFGAYIPIPGVNPLGISDFIEKFHSGSKGLMQILSSFTGGAFNRASVFALGIMPYISASIIIQLMCIIIPYLQKLQRDGESGRKQISFITRWITVGICFIQAPVYLISFTQQFIPFSSSRTTYLIDLNTFYGKSMFWIIGVMILTSGTLFTMWLGDKITDKGIGNGISLIIMSGIIARFPDAISKEVFRKLEIGNGGLIVLFFEFLLWLLVILFSVIIIQAIRKIPVQYVSHYKSLGLDLDSQFFHKKHQYIPLKMTSAGVMPIIFSQAIMLFPLTFSDHVKNINIKNFFHLFQDIYGLWYNLTIFILVIIFTFFYTAIAIPVNQMADDLKRNGGHIPRIKPGKETAEYIDRILSIITLPGAVLLAIIAILPSIVFRIGFTQSFALFYGGTSLLIVVGVILDISQQVNIYLLNYHYDGLMMMKYRSNKYTK, encoded by the coding sequence ATGGATAATTTTATTATAGCTTTTTTCAATATTTGGAATGTCAAAGAATTGCGAAAAAAAATAGGAATAACTTTAGGTTTATTACTAGTATATCGTTTTGGAGCCTATATTCCTATTCCAGGAGTTAATCCTTTAGGGATTAGCGATTTCATAGAAAAATTCCATTCAGGTTCTAAAGGATTAATGCAAATTTTGTCCTCTTTTACAGGAGGAGCTTTCAATCGCGCATCTGTTTTTGCTTTAGGTATCATGCCTTATATATCTGCTTCTATTATAATACAATTAATGTGCATAATTATTCCTTATTTACAAAAATTGCAAAGGGATGGAGAAAGCGGAAGAAAACAAATTAGTTTTATTACTAGATGGATAACTGTAGGTATATGCTTCATTCAAGCACCTGTATATCTTATTTCTTTCACTCAGCAATTTATTCCTTTTTCTTCTTCTAGAACTACTTATTTAATCGATTTAAATACTTTTTATGGAAAAAGTATGTTTTGGATTATAGGGGTAATGATTTTAACTTCAGGAACTTTATTTACTATGTGGTTGGGAGATAAAATTACAGACAAAGGAATAGGAAATGGAATATCCTTAATTATTATGTCTGGAATCATAGCACGTTTTCCAGATGCTATAAGTAAAGAAGTTTTTAGAAAATTAGAAATTGGAAATGGAGGATTAATCGTTTTATTTTTTGAATTTCTATTATGGTTATTGGTCATTTTATTTTCTGTCATAATTATTCAAGCAATTAGAAAAATACCAGTACAATACGTTTCTCATTATAAATCTTTGGGATTAGATTTAGATTCTCAGTTTTTTCATAAAAAACATCAATATATACCACTCAAAATGACATCGGCTGGTGTTATGCCTATCATATTTTCTCAAGCTATTATGTTATTTCCATTAACCTTTTCTGACCATGTGAAAAACATAAATATTAAGAATTTTTTTCATCTTTTTCAAGATATTTATGGTTTATGGTATAATTTAACTATTTTCATATTAGTTATAATTTTTACTTTTTTTTATACAGCAATTGCTATTCCAGTAAATCAAATGGCTGATGATTTAAAAAGAAATGGAGGTCATATTCCTAGGATTAAACCTGGAAAAGAAACTGCTGAATATATAGATCGTATTTTATCAATAATAACATTACCTGGTGCTGTTTTATTGGCAATAATCGCGATATTACCATCCATAGTTTTTCGTATAGGATTTACTCAAAGTTTTGCATTATTTTATGGAGGGACATCATTATTAATTGTAGTAGGAGTGATTTTAGATATATCACAACAAGTGAATATATATCTTTTAAATTATCATTATGATGGATTAATGATGATGAAATATCGTAGTAATAAATATACCAAATAA
- the rplO gene encoding 50S ribosomal protein L15 has translation MMDEFYFKINHLHPNKGSKKGKLRLGRGQGSGKGGTCGRGHKGAKSRSGFSKKKGFEGGQMPIQRRIPKFGFKRNIKKKIVGINLDTIQNCINKISQEQEKNIINKEFYLKNNLVRKNDFVKILGRGKLLTSLSIHANQFSKKALFSIKKIGGKAIFMK, from the coding sequence ATGATGGATGAATTTTATTTCAAAATCAATCATTTACATCCAAATAAGGGATCTAAAAAAGGAAAATTAAGATTGGGAAGGGGACAAGGTTCAGGAAAGGGAGGTACTTGTGGTAGAGGTCATAAAGGAGCAAAATCTAGATCCGGTTTTTCTAAAAAAAAAGGATTTGAAGGGGGACAGATGCCTATTCAAAGAAGAATACCAAAATTTGGATTTAAAAGAAATATTAAAAAAAAAATTGTTGGAATTAATTTAGATACAATTCAAAATTGTATTAATAAAATTTCTCAAGAACAAGAAAAAAACATTATCAATAAAGAATTTTATTTAAAAAATAATTTAGTTAGAAAAAACGATTTTGTTAAAATTTTAGGAAGAGGGAAACTTCTTACTTCATTAAGTATACATGCAAATCAGTTTAGCAAAAAAGCTTTATTTTCCATAAAAAAAATAGGAGGAAAAGCCATATTTATGAAATAA
- the rpsE gene encoding 30S ribosomal protein S5 produces MYEKRIKYTGLELKEKLVGVTRVCKVTKGRRYFSFSAIVIKGNENGIVGYGFGKSKEAPDAIHKAGEQAKRNLCKVYLSNGTVPHEQESKYGGARILIKPASDGTGIIAGGPIRAVLEAAGLRNVLSKSKGSSNHHNVIKATIKALSYMRDVYIIAKQRGITTKQVYDG; encoded by the coding sequence ATGTATGAAAAAAGAATAAAATATACGGGATTAGAATTAAAAGAAAAGCTAGTTGGAGTAACAAGGGTTTGTAAAGTTACTAAAGGAAGAAGATATTTTAGTTTTAGTGCTATTGTTATTAAAGGAAATGAAAATGGAATAGTAGGTTATGGTTTTGGAAAATCTAAAGAAGCTCCTGATGCTATTCATAAGGCTGGGGAACAAGCAAAAAGAAATCTTTGTAAGGTATATCTTTCTAATGGAACTGTTCCTCATGAACAGGAGTCTAAATATGGAGGAGCACGTATTCTTATTAAACCAGCTTCTGATGGGACAGGAATAATAGCTGGAGGTCCTATAAGAGCGGTTCTTGAAGCGGCAGGATTAAGAAATGTTTTATCCAAATCTAAAGGGTCTTCTAATCATCATAATGTTATAAAAGCGACAATTAAAGCATTAAGCTATATGAGAGATGTTTATATTATAGCAAAACAAAGAGGAATTACTACAAAACAAGTGTATGATGGATGA
- the rplR gene encoding 50S ribosomal protein L18 — translation MFGNSNRPRISVFRSNKEIYVQIIDDLCGTTLVSSSSREGIFHKYKKNKTELAHEVGKLLGNRAKKLKIQKLVFDKGKYLYHGRIKSLAEGIREMGLEF, via the coding sequence ATTTTTGGAAATTCGAATAGACCGAGAATTTCCGTTTTTAGAAGTAATAAAGAAATATATGTACAAATTATAGATGATTTATGTGGAACTACTTTAGTTTCATCTTCTTCAAGAGAAGGGATATTTCATAAATATAAAAAAAATAAAACCGAATTAGCTCATGAAGTTGGAAAATTATTGGGAAATAGAGCAAAAAAATTGAAAATCCAAAAATTAGTATTTGACAAAGGAAAGTATTTATATCATGGTCGGATTAAATCTTTAGCTGAGGGAATCAGAGAAATGGGTTTAGAATTTTAA
- the rplF gene encoding 50S ribosomal protein L6, producing the protein MSRIGKKPIFIPKNVNLKIIDHEIFVTGFLGKLSQKISKEFQLNLDQDQLLIIRNQEDKRSKSLHGLYHVLIKNMITGVSKGFQKKLELVGIGYRAYYNGGILDLNLGFSHNIMMQLPKEINVEIQTEKGKNSIIILKSYDKQLLGIIAAKIRSFREPEPYKGKGIRYFGEEVRRKTGKSA; encoded by the coding sequence ATGTCTAGAATTGGAAAAAAACCTATTTTTATTCCTAAAAATGTAAATTTAAAAATAATTGATCACGAAATATTCGTAACAGGATTTTTGGGGAAATTAAGTCAGAAAATTTCAAAAGAATTTCAATTGAATTTAGATCAAGATCAATTATTAATTATTAGGAATCAAGAAGATAAAAGATCTAAATCTTTGCATGGATTATACCATGTGTTAATTAAAAATATGATTACAGGAGTTTCAAAAGGGTTTCAAAAAAAACTGGAATTAGTAGGAATTGGATATAGAGCTTATTATAATGGAGGAATTTTAGATTTAAATTTAGGTTTTTCTCATAATATTATGATGCAACTTCCTAAAGAAATAAATGTAGAAATTCAAACTGAAAAAGGAAAAAATTCCATTATTATTTTAAAATCTTATGACAAACAATTGTTAGGTATAATAGCGGCAAAAATTAGATCTTTCAGAGAACCGGAACCCTATAAAGGAAAAGGAATCAGATATTTTGGAGAAGAAGTTAGAAGAAAAACAGGAAAATCCGCTTAA
- the rpsH gene encoding 30S ribosomal protein S8, with amino-acid sequence MDVIADFLTRVRNASFVKHKLLEVPFSNIKKEIVRVLLENGYILDYKIEEDKKTIKIALKYYKENVSVIQEIIRISKPGLRKYCKYKNIPRVLNGLGIAIISTSSGIITDKQAKKKKIGGEILCYVY; translated from the coding sequence ATGGATGTAATAGCTGATTTTTTAACTAGGGTTCGAAATGCTAGTTTTGTAAAACATAAACTTCTTGAAGTTCCGTTTTCTAACATAAAAAAAGAAATTGTTCGTGTATTATTAGAAAATGGATATATTCTAGATTATAAAATAGAAGAAGATAAAAAAACAATTAAAATAGCTTTAAAATATTATAAAGAAAATGTTTCTGTTATTCAGGAGATTATTAGAATTAGTAAACCAGGATTAAGAAAATATTGTAAATATAAGAATATACCTAGAGTGTTGAATGGGTTAGGGATTGCTATTATTTCCACTTCTAGTGGAATTATTACAGATAAACAAGCAAAAAAGAAAAAAATAGGAGGAGAAATATTATGTTATGTATATTGA
- the rpsN gene encoding 30S ribosomal protein S14 produces the protein MAKESVKARQRKREKMVLKYANKRKALKKAGNYELLQKLPRDASPVRLRNRCSITGRCRGYMRQFGISRIVFRNLVSQGLIPGVKKASW, from the coding sequence ATGGCTAAAGAATCTGTTAAAGCAAGACAAAGGAAAAGAGAAAAAATGGTTTTAAAATATGCAAATAAAAGAAAAGCCTTGAAAAAGGCTGGAAATTATGAATTATTGCAAAAATTGCCTAGAGATGCTTCTCCTGTTCGATTAAGAAACAGATGTTCTATTACTGGTAGATGTAGAGGATATATGCGTCAGTTTGGAATATCTCGTATTGTTTTTAGAAATTTGGTTTCTCAAGGACTTATTCCTGGAGTCAAAAAAGCAAGTTGGTAA
- the rplE gene encoding 50S ribosomal protein L5, producing MIYQSKLQKLYKEKIVPILIKKFEYRSVMEVPRLEKIVIHQGVGSSVFDKKIIDHSMNEITSITGQKAIFCYSKHDESGFKLRKGMPIGVKVTLRRIKMYEFLERLIVVSLPRVRDFNGMKKSSFDNYGNYNMGIIEQVIYPEINIDKIKKNMGMNITFVTSTKKNEEAKSLLSLFGIPFKKNKNG from the coding sequence ATGATTTATCAATCTAAATTGCAAAAACTTTACAAAGAAAAAATAGTTCCTATTTTGATAAAGAAGTTTGAATATCGTTCTGTTATGGAAGTTCCTAGATTAGAAAAAATAGTTATTCATCAAGGAGTTGGTTCGTCTGTTTTTGATAAAAAAATTATAGATCATTCTATGAATGAAATAACAAGTATTACAGGACAAAAAGCTATTTTTTGTTATTCTAAACATGATGAATCAGGATTCAAACTTAGAAAAGGGATGCCGATAGGAGTCAAAGTAACTTTGAGAAGAATAAAAATGTATGAATTTTTGGAGAGACTTATTGTTGTTTCTTTACCTAGGGTGAGGGATTTTAATGGAATGAAAAAAAGTAGTTTTGATAATTATGGAAATTATAATATGGGAATTATAGAACAAGTGATTTATCCTGAAATAAATATTGATAAAATTAAAAAAAATATGGGTATGAATATAACATTTGTTACTTCTACAAAAAAAAATGAAGAAGCTAAAAGTCTTTTATCTTTGTTTGGAATTCCTTTTAAAAAAAATAAAAATGGCTAA